One region of Peromyscus eremicus chromosome 4, PerEre_H2_v1, whole genome shotgun sequence genomic DNA includes:
- the Dab2ip gene encoding disabled homolog 2-interacting protein isoform X5, with protein sequence MGLCGLGLLSDNLGKILGRTGGATLWRSSHPRKPHLASGPQVPGSAEGPTLQPLSRSHLMPRLKESRSHESLLSPSSAVEALDLSMEEEVIIKPVHSSILGQDYCFEVTTSSGSKCFSCRSAAERDKWMENLRRAVHPNKDNSRRVEHILKLWVIEAKDLPAKKKYLCELCLDDVLYARTTGKLKTDNVFWGEHFEFHNLPPLRTVTVHLYRETDKKKKKERNSYLGLVSLPAASVAGRQFVEKWYPVVTPNPKGGKGPGPMIRIKARYQTITILPMEMYKEFAEHITNHYLGLCAALEPILSAKTKEEMASALVHILQSTGKVKDFLTDLMMSEVDRCGDNEHLIFRENTLATKAIEEYLKLVGQKYLQDALGEFIKALYESDENCEVDPSKCSAADLPEHQGNLKMCCELAFCKIINSYCVFPRELKEVFASWRQECGSRGRPDISERLISASLFLRFLCPAIMSPSLFNLLQEYPDDRTARTLTLIAKVTQNLANFAKFGSKEEYMSFMNQFLEHEWTNMQRFLLEISNPETLSNTAGFEGYIDLGRELSSLHSLLWEAVSQLEQSIVSKLGPLPRILRDVHTALSTPGSGQLPGTNDLASTPGSGSSSISAGLQKMVIENDLSGLIDFTRLPSPTPENKDLFFVTRSSGVQPSPARSSSYSEANEPDLQMANGSKSLSMVDLQDARTLDGEAGSPVGPDALPADGQVPATQLVAGWPARAAPVSLAGLATVRRAVPTPSTPGASEGAPGRPQLLAPLSFQNPVYQMAAGLPLSPRGLGDSGSEGHSSLSSHSNSEELAAAAKLGSFSTTAEELVRRPGELARRQMSLTEKGGQPTVPRQNSAGPQRRIDQPPPPPPPPPPAPRGRTPPTLLSTLQYPRPSSGTLASASPDWAGPGTRLRQQSSSSKGDSPELKPRAMHKQGPSPVSPNALDRTAAWLLTMNAQLLEDEGLGPDPPHRDRLRSKEELSQAEKDLAVLQDKLRISTKKLEEYETLFKCQEETTQKLVLEYQARLEEGEERLRRQQEDKDIQMKGIISRLMSVEEELKKDHAEMQAAVDSKQKIIDAQEKRIASLDAANARLMSALTQLKERYSMQARNGVSPTNPTKLQITENGEFRNSSNC encoded by the exons GTCCCATCTGATGCCAAGGCTGAAGGAGTCTCGCTCACACGAGTCCCTGCTCAGCCCCAGCAGTGCAGTGGAGGCGCTGGACCTCAGCATGGAGGAGGAGGTGATCATCAAACCTGTTCATAGCAGCATCCTAGGTCAGGACTACTGCTTTGAG GTGACCACATCATCGGGAAGCAAGTGCTTTTCCTGCCGGTCAGCAGCTGAACGAGACAAGTGGATGGAGAACCTGCGACGAGCAGTGCACCCCAACAAG gacAACAGCCGGCGTGTGGAACACATCTTGAAGCTATGGGTGATTGAGGCCAAGGATCTGCCGGCCAAGAAGAAATACCTGTGTGAGCTCTGCCTGGATGATGTACTGTACGCCCGTACCACGGGCAAGCTCAAGACGGACAATGTCTTCTGGGGAGAGCACTTTGAGTTCCACAACCTGCCGCCTCTGCGTACAGTCACTGTCCACCTGTACCGGGAGAcggacaagaagaagaaaaaggaacgCAACAGCTACTTGGGCCTGGTgagcctgcctgctgcctctgtGGCTGGGCGGCAGTTCGTGGAGAAGTGGTACCCAGTGGTGACACCCAATCCCAAGGGTGGCAAAGGCCCTGGGCCCATGATCCGAATCAAGGCACGCTACCAGACCATCACCATCTTGCCCATGGAGATGTACAAAGAGTTTGCCGAGCACATCACTAACCACTATTTGGGGCTGTGTGCAGCCCTGGAGCCCATCCTCAGTGCCAAGACCAAGGAGGAGATGGCATCCGCTCTGGTGCACATCCTGCAGAGCACGGGCAAGGTCAAG GACTTTCTAACAGACCTGATGATGTCAGAGGTGGACCGCTGTGGGGACAATGAGCACCTCATCTTCCGGGAGAACACATTGGCCACGAAGGCCATCGAGGAATACCTCAAACTTGTGGGCCAGAAGTACCTGCAGGATGCACTAG GTGAGTTCATCAAAGCTCTGTATGAGTCGGATGAAAATTGTGAAGTGGATCCAAGCAAGTGCTCAGCCGCCGACCTCCCCGAGCACCAGGGCAACCTCAAGATGTGCTGTGAGCTGGCCTTCTGCAAGATCATCAACTCCTACTG TGTCTTCCCACGGGAGCTTAAAGAGGTGTTCGCCTCCTGGCGGCAGGAGTGCGGCAGCCGTGGCCGGCCAGACATCAGTGAGCGGCTCATCAGTGCCTCCCTCTTCCTGCGCTTCCTCTGCCCTGCTATCATGTCGCCCTCACTCTTCAACCTGCTTCAGGAGTACCCTGACGACCGCACCGCTCGCACCCTCACGCTCATCGCCAAAGTCACGCAGAACCTGGCCAACTTCGCCAA gtttggcagcaaggaGGAGTACATGTCCTTCATGAACCAGTTCCTGGAGCACGAGTGGACCAACATGCAGCGCTTCCTGCTGGAGATCTCCAACCCTGAGACCCTCTCCAACACAGCGGGCTTCGAGGGCTACATAGACCTGGGCCGGGAGCTCTCCAGCCTGCACTCCCTGCTCTGGGAGGCTGTCAGCCAGCTTGAGCAG AGCATTGTGTCCAAACTGGGACCCCTGCCTCGGATCCTGAGGGATGTCCACACAGCACTGAGCACTCCGGGCAGTGGGCAGCTCCCTGGCACCAATGACCTGGCCTCCACGCCAGGCTctggcagcagcagcatctcAGCTGGGCTGCAGAAGATGGTGATTGAGAATGATCTCTCTGG TCTGATAGATTTCACCCGGTTACCGTCTCCAACCCCCGAAAACAAGGACTTGTTTTTTGTCACAAGGTCCTCCGGGGTCCAGCCCTCACCTGCCCGTAGCTCGAGCTACTCAGAAGCCAATGAGCCTGACCTACAGATGGCCAACGGCAGCAAGAGCCTGTCCATGGTAGACCTCCAGGACGCCCGCACACTGGATGGGGAGGCAGGTTCCCCAGTGGGCCCTGACGCCCTACCTGCTGACGGGCAGGTGCCTGCAACTCAGCTGGTAGCTGGGTGGCCAGCCCGGGCAGCCCCAGTGAGCCTGGCAGGGTTGGCCACAGTGCGGCGGGCAGTGCCAACACCGAGCACTCCGGGCGCCTCGGAGGGTGCGCCAGGCCGGCCCCAGTTGCTGGCCCCGCTGTCCTTCCAGAACCCTGTGTACCAGATGGCGGCTGGCCTGCCGCTGTCGCCCCGTGGCCTTGGTGACTCAGGCTCTGAGGGCCACAGCTCCCTGAGCTCTCACAGCAACAGTGAGGAGCTAGCCGCTGCTGCCAAACTGGGAAGTTTCAGCACTACTGCAGAGGAGCTGGTGCGGCGGCCTGGTGAGCTGGCGCGGCGGCAGATGTCACTGACTGAGAAGGGGGGGCAGCCCACGGTGCCAAGGCAAAACAGTGCTGGTCCCCAGCGAAGGATTGACcagccgccaccaccgccgccaccaccacctcctgcccCCCGGGGCAGAACACCTCCTACCTTGCTGAGCACCCTACAGTACCCGCGACCCTCAAGTGGAACCCTGGCATCAGCATCGCCTGACTGGGCCGGCCCTGGCACCCGGCTGCGGCAACAGTCCTCCTCCTCCAAGGGAGACAGCCCTGAGCTAAAGCCCCGTGCCATGCACAAGCAG GGCCCTTCTCCCGTGAGCCCCAATGCCCTGGACCGTACAGCTGCTTGGCTATTGACCATGAACGCGCAGTTGTTAGAAGACGAGGGCCTGGGCCCAGATCCCCCCCACAGGGATAGGCTAAGGAGTAAGGAGGAACTCAGCCAAGCAGAGAAG GACCTGGCAGTGTTGCAAGACAAGCTTCGGATCTCCACCAAGAAGCTGGAGGAGTACGAGACCCTGTTCAAGTGCCAGGAGGAGACGACGCAGAAGTTGGTTCTGGAGTACCAGGCGCggctggaggagggggaggagcgtCTCCGGCGGCAGCAGGAGGACAAGGACATCCAGATGAAGGGCATCATCAGCAG GTTGATGTCTGTGGAAGAGGAGCTGAAGAAGGATCATGCCGAGATGCAAGCGGCTGTAGACTCCAAACAGAAGATCATTGATGCCCAG GAAAAGCGCATCGCCTCGCTGGATGCTGCCAACGCCCGTCTCATGAGCGCCCTCACACAGCTGAAAGAGAGGTACAGCATGCAGGCCCGTAACGGCGTCTCCCCCACCAACCCCACCAAATTGCAGATTACTGAGAACGGCGAGTTCAGAAACAGCAGCAATTGTTAA
- the Dab2ip gene encoding disabled homolog 2-interacting protein isoform X2: protein MEPDSLLDPGDSYESPQERPGSRRSLPGSLSEKSPSMEPSAATPFRVTGFLSRRLKGSIKRTKSQPKLDRNHSFRHILPGFRSAAAAAAAAADNERSHLMPRLKESRSHESLLSPSSAVEALDLSMEEEVIIKPVHSSILGQDYCFEVTTSSGSKCFSCRSAAERDKWMENLRRAVHPNKDNSRRVEHILKLWVIEAKDLPAKKKYLCELCLDDVLYARTTGKLKTDNVFWGEHFEFHNLPPLRTVTVHLYRETDKKKKKERNSYLGLVSLPAASVAGRQFVEKWYPVVTPNPKGGKGPGPMIRIKARYQTITILPMEMYKEFAEHITNHYLGLCAALEPILSAKTKEEMASALVHILQSTGKVKDFLTDLMMSEVDRCGDNEHLIFRENTLATKAIEEYLKLVGQKYLQDALGEFIKALYESDENCEVDPSKCSAADLPEHQGNLKMCCELAFCKIINSYCVFPRELKEVFASWRQECGSRGRPDISERLISASLFLRFLCPAIMSPSLFNLLQEYPDDRTARTLTLIAKVTQNLANFAKFGSKEEYMSFMNQFLEHEWTNMQRFLLEISNPETLSNTAGFEGYIDLGRELSSLHSLLWEAVSQLEQSIVSKLGPLPRILRDVHTALSTPGSGQLPGTNDLASTPGSGSSSISAGLQKMVIENDLSGSSGVQPSPARSSSYSEANEPDLQMANGSKSLSMVDLQDARTLDGEAGSPVGPDALPADGQVPATQLVAGWPARAAPVSLAGLATVRRAVPTPSTPGASEGAPGRPQLLAPLSFQNPVYQMAAGLPLSPRGLGDSGSEGHSSLSSHSNSEELAAAAKLGSFSTTAEELVRRPGELARRQMSLTEKGGQPTVPRQNSAGPQRRIDQPPPPPPPPPPAPRGRTPPTLLSTLQYPRPSSGTLASASPDWAGPGTRLRQQSSSSKGDSPELKPRAMHKQGPSPVSPNALDRTAAWLLTMNAQLLEDEGLGPDPPHRDRLRSKEELSQAEKDLAVLQDKLRISTKKLEEYETLFKCQEETTQKLVLEYQARLEEGEERLRRQQEDKDIQMKGIISRLMSVEEELKKDHAEMQAAVDSKQKIIDAQEKRIASLDAANARLMSALTQLKERYSMQARNGVSPTNPTKLQITENGEFRNSSNC from the exons GTCCCATCTGATGCCAAGGCTGAAGGAGTCTCGCTCACACGAGTCCCTGCTCAGCCCCAGCAGTGCAGTGGAGGCGCTGGACCTCAGCATGGAGGAGGAGGTGATCATCAAACCTGTTCATAGCAGCATCCTAGGTCAGGACTACTGCTTTGAG GTGACCACATCATCGGGAAGCAAGTGCTTTTCCTGCCGGTCAGCAGCTGAACGAGACAAGTGGATGGAGAACCTGCGACGAGCAGTGCACCCCAACAAG gacAACAGCCGGCGTGTGGAACACATCTTGAAGCTATGGGTGATTGAGGCCAAGGATCTGCCGGCCAAGAAGAAATACCTGTGTGAGCTCTGCCTGGATGATGTACTGTACGCCCGTACCACGGGCAAGCTCAAGACGGACAATGTCTTCTGGGGAGAGCACTTTGAGTTCCACAACCTGCCGCCTCTGCGTACAGTCACTGTCCACCTGTACCGGGAGAcggacaagaagaagaaaaaggaacgCAACAGCTACTTGGGCCTGGTgagcctgcctgctgcctctgtGGCTGGGCGGCAGTTCGTGGAGAAGTGGTACCCAGTGGTGACACCCAATCCCAAGGGTGGCAAAGGCCCTGGGCCCATGATCCGAATCAAGGCACGCTACCAGACCATCACCATCTTGCCCATGGAGATGTACAAAGAGTTTGCCGAGCACATCACTAACCACTATTTGGGGCTGTGTGCAGCCCTGGAGCCCATCCTCAGTGCCAAGACCAAGGAGGAGATGGCATCCGCTCTGGTGCACATCCTGCAGAGCACGGGCAAGGTCAAG GACTTTCTAACAGACCTGATGATGTCAGAGGTGGACCGCTGTGGGGACAATGAGCACCTCATCTTCCGGGAGAACACATTGGCCACGAAGGCCATCGAGGAATACCTCAAACTTGTGGGCCAGAAGTACCTGCAGGATGCACTAG GTGAGTTCATCAAAGCTCTGTATGAGTCGGATGAAAATTGTGAAGTGGATCCAAGCAAGTGCTCAGCCGCCGACCTCCCCGAGCACCAGGGCAACCTCAAGATGTGCTGTGAGCTGGCCTTCTGCAAGATCATCAACTCCTACTG TGTCTTCCCACGGGAGCTTAAAGAGGTGTTCGCCTCCTGGCGGCAGGAGTGCGGCAGCCGTGGCCGGCCAGACATCAGTGAGCGGCTCATCAGTGCCTCCCTCTTCCTGCGCTTCCTCTGCCCTGCTATCATGTCGCCCTCACTCTTCAACCTGCTTCAGGAGTACCCTGACGACCGCACCGCTCGCACCCTCACGCTCATCGCCAAAGTCACGCAGAACCTGGCCAACTTCGCCAA gtttggcagcaaggaGGAGTACATGTCCTTCATGAACCAGTTCCTGGAGCACGAGTGGACCAACATGCAGCGCTTCCTGCTGGAGATCTCCAACCCTGAGACCCTCTCCAACACAGCGGGCTTCGAGGGCTACATAGACCTGGGCCGGGAGCTCTCCAGCCTGCACTCCCTGCTCTGGGAGGCTGTCAGCCAGCTTGAGCAG AGCATTGTGTCCAAACTGGGACCCCTGCCTCGGATCCTGAGGGATGTCCACACAGCACTGAGCACTCCGGGCAGTGGGCAGCTCCCTGGCACCAATGACCTGGCCTCCACGCCAGGCTctggcagcagcagcatctcAGCTGGGCTGCAGAAGATGGTGATTGAGAATGATCTCTCTGG GTCCTCCGGGGTCCAGCCCTCACCTGCCCGTAGCTCGAGCTACTCAGAAGCCAATGAGCCTGACCTACAGATGGCCAACGGCAGCAAGAGCCTGTCCATGGTAGACCTCCAGGACGCCCGCACACTGGATGGGGAGGCAGGTTCCCCAGTGGGCCCTGACGCCCTACCTGCTGACGGGCAGGTGCCTGCAACTCAGCTGGTAGCTGGGTGGCCAGCCCGGGCAGCCCCAGTGAGCCTGGCAGGGTTGGCCACAGTGCGGCGGGCAGTGCCAACACCGAGCACTCCGGGCGCCTCGGAGGGTGCGCCAGGCCGGCCCCAGTTGCTGGCCCCGCTGTCCTTCCAGAACCCTGTGTACCAGATGGCGGCTGGCCTGCCGCTGTCGCCCCGTGGCCTTGGTGACTCAGGCTCTGAGGGCCACAGCTCCCTGAGCTCTCACAGCAACAGTGAGGAGCTAGCCGCTGCTGCCAAACTGGGAAGTTTCAGCACTACTGCAGAGGAGCTGGTGCGGCGGCCTGGTGAGCTGGCGCGGCGGCAGATGTCACTGACTGAGAAGGGGGGGCAGCCCACGGTGCCAAGGCAAAACAGTGCTGGTCCCCAGCGAAGGATTGACcagccgccaccaccgccgccaccaccacctcctgcccCCCGGGGCAGAACACCTCCTACCTTGCTGAGCACCCTACAGTACCCGCGACCCTCAAGTGGAACCCTGGCATCAGCATCGCCTGACTGGGCCGGCCCTGGCACCCGGCTGCGGCAACAGTCCTCCTCCTCCAAGGGAGACAGCCCTGAGCTAAAGCCCCGTGCCATGCACAAGCAG GGCCCTTCTCCCGTGAGCCCCAATGCCCTGGACCGTACAGCTGCTTGGCTATTGACCATGAACGCGCAGTTGTTAGAAGACGAGGGCCTGGGCCCAGATCCCCCCCACAGGGATAGGCTAAGGAGTAAGGAGGAACTCAGCCAAGCAGAGAAG GACCTGGCAGTGTTGCAAGACAAGCTTCGGATCTCCACCAAGAAGCTGGAGGAGTACGAGACCCTGTTCAAGTGCCAGGAGGAGACGACGCAGAAGTTGGTTCTGGAGTACCAGGCGCggctggaggagggggaggagcgtCTCCGGCGGCAGCAGGAGGACAAGGACATCCAGATGAAGGGCATCATCAGCAG GTTGATGTCTGTGGAAGAGGAGCTGAAGAAGGATCATGCCGAGATGCAAGCGGCTGTAGACTCCAAACAGAAGATCATTGATGCCCAG GAAAAGCGCATCGCCTCGCTGGATGCTGCCAACGCCCGTCTCATGAGCGCCCTCACACAGCTGAAAGAGAGGTACAGCATGCAGGCCCGTAACGGCGTCTCCCCCACCAACCCCACCAAATTGCAGATTACTGAGAACGGCGAGTTCAGAAACAGCAGCAATTGTTAA